A stretch of Pseudomonas sp. LRP2-20 DNA encodes these proteins:
- the pyk gene encoding pyruvate kinase: MSIRRTKIVATLGPASNSPEVIEQLILAGLDVARLNFSHGTPDEHKARARLIRDIAAKNGRHVALLGDLQGPKIRIAKFANKRIELKIGDKFTFSTAHPLTEGNQDIVGIDYPDLVKDCGVGDELLLDDGRVVMRVETATADALHCVVIIGGPLSDHKGINRKGGGLTAPALTEKDKADIKLAAEMDLDYLAVSFPRDASDMEYARKLRDEAGGSAWLVAKIERAEAVADDETLDKLIAASDAVMVARGDLGVEIGDAELIAIQKKIIQHARRNNKAVIVATQMMESMIQNPMPTRAEVSDVANAVLDNTDAVMLSAESAAGAYPIEAVQAMARICSGAEKHPTSQKSSHRLHTTFERCDESIALAAMYTANHFPGVKAIIALTESGYTPLIMSRLRSHVPIFALSPHRATQARANMFRGVYPIAFDPASLPADKVSQAAVDELLKRGLVEQGDWVILTKGDSYHTIGGTNGMKILHVGDPLVG, translated from the coding sequence ATGAGCATCCGCCGTACCAAAATCGTCGCTACCCTTGGCCCCGCCAGCAACTCGCCGGAAGTAATCGAACAGCTGATCCTCGCCGGCCTGGACGTGGCACGCCTGAACTTCTCCCACGGCACGCCGGACGAGCACAAGGCACGCGCCCGCCTGATCCGTGACATCGCCGCCAAGAACGGCCGCCATGTCGCACTGCTGGGCGACCTGCAGGGTCCGAAGATCCGCATCGCCAAGTTCGCCAACAAGCGCATCGAACTGAAGATCGGTGACAAGTTCACCTTCTCCACCGCCCACCCGCTGACCGAAGGCAACCAGGACATCGTCGGTATCGACTATCCCGACCTGGTCAAGGACTGCGGCGTCGGTGACGAACTGCTGCTCGACGACGGCCGTGTGGTCATGCGCGTCGAGACTGCCACCGCAGATGCCCTGCACTGCGTGGTGATCATCGGTGGCCCGCTGTCGGACCACAAAGGCATCAACCGCAAAGGTGGCGGCCTGACCGCTCCGGCCCTGACCGAAAAAGACAAGGCCGACATCAAGCTGGCCGCAGAAATGGACCTGGACTACCTGGCCGTTTCCTTCCCGCGCGATGCCAGCGACATGGAATATGCGCGCAAGCTGCGTGACGAAGCCGGCGGCAGCGCCTGGCTGGTGGCCAAGATCGAACGTGCCGAGGCCGTTGCCGACGACGAGACCCTGGACAAGCTGATCGCTGCCTCCGACGCCGTGATGGTTGCCCGTGGCGACCTGGGTGTGGAAATCGGCGACGCCGAGCTGATCGCCATCCAGAAAAAGATCATCCAGCACGCCCGCCGTAACAACAAGGCAGTGATCGTCGCGACCCAGATGATGGAGTCGATGATCCAGAACCCGATGCCGACCCGCGCCGAAGTGTCCGACGTGGCCAACGCCGTGCTGGACAACACCGATGCGGTGATGCTCTCGGCCGAAAGCGCCGCTGGCGCCTACCCGATCGAAGCCGTACAGGCCATGGCCCGTATCTGCTCGGGCGCCGAGAAGCACCCGACCAGCCAGAAGTCCAGCCACCGCCTGCACACCACCTTCGAGCGCTGCGACGAAAGCATCGCCCTGGCGGCCATGTACACGGCCAACCACTTCCCGGGCGTGAAGGCGATCATCGCCCTGACCGAAAGTGGCTACACCCCGCTGATCATGTCGCGCCTGCGCTCGCACGTGCCGATCTTCGCGCTGTCGCCGCACCGCGCCACCCAAGCCCGGGCCAACATGTTCCGCGGCGTCTACCCGATCGCCTTCGACCCGGCTTCGCTGCCGGCCGACAAGGTCAGCCAGGCGGCCGTCGACGAGCTGCTCAAGCGCGGCCTGGTGGAGCAAGGTGACTGGGTGATCCTGACCAAGGGTGACAGCTACCACACCATCGGTGGCACTAACGGCATGAAGATCCTGCACGTCGGTGATCCGCTGGTCGGCTGA
- a CDS encoding iron-sulfur-binding ferredoxin reductase has translation MPELCVGARRWTVPTGSNLLDALNEAGLNVPYSCRAGSCHACLVHCLEGQPVDALPEALTLDKHAQGWRLACQCRVVDDLRVAVFDPQQDGVPARVCAVDWFGDVLRLRLRAERALRYQAGQHVVLWNGAVARPYSLASLPGEDDFLEFHVDCQRPGAFCDKARALQVGDQLRLGEFRGGALHYDPDWQARPLWLLAAGTGLAPLWGILREALRQGHQGEIRVVHVARDSAAHYLAEPLLQLAGVKVELVLAQRMDEALAGLRPSSRQTVALVCGAPGSVERFARQLFIAGVPRGQVFADVFLEHA, from the coding sequence ATGCCTGAACTTTGCGTGGGCGCGCGCCGCTGGACGGTGCCGACCGGCAGCAACCTGCTCGATGCCCTCAACGAGGCAGGGCTGAATGTGCCCTACAGCTGCCGTGCCGGCAGCTGCCACGCCTGCCTGGTGCATTGCCTGGAAGGGCAGCCGGTGGATGCCCTGCCCGAAGCCCTGACGCTGGACAAGCACGCCCAGGGCTGGCGCCTGGCCTGCCAGTGCCGGGTGGTTGACGACCTGCGCGTGGCGGTGTTCGACCCGCAGCAGGACGGGGTGCCGGCGCGAGTGTGTGCAGTAGATTGGTTCGGCGATGTGTTGCGCTTGCGGCTGCGAGCGGAGCGGGCGTTGCGTTATCAGGCGGGGCAGCATGTGGTGCTGTGGAACGGCGCTGTTGCAAGGCCCTACTCACTGGCCAGCCTGCCGGGCGAAGACGACTTTCTGGAGTTTCATGTCGACTGCCAGCGGCCGGGGGCCTTTTGCGACAAGGCCCGTGCGCTGCAGGTGGGTGACCAGCTGCGTCTCGGTGAGTTCAGGGGCGGGGCTTTGCACTACGACCCGGATTGGCAGGCCCGGCCGCTCTGGCTGTTGGCAGCGGGCACCGGGCTGGCGCCGTTGTGGGGCATCTTGCGCGAAGCTTTGCGCCAGGGGCATCAAGGGGAGATTCGGGTGGTGCATGTGGCGCGGGACAGCGCTGCGCACTATCTGGCCGAGCCGCTGCTGCAACTGGCGGGGGTGAAGGTCGAGCTGGTGCTGGCGCAGCGGATGGATGAAGCGCTGGCCGGGTTGCGGCCGTCATCGCGGCAGACGGTGGCGCTGGTGTGCGGGGCGCCGGGGAGTGTCGAGCGATTCGCGCGGCAACTGTTCATTGCCGGGGTGCCGCGGGGGCAGGTGTTTGCCGATGTGTTCCTGGAACATGCCTGA
- a CDS encoding fumarate hydratase, with product MTVIKQDDLIQSVADALQFISYYHPVDFIQAMHEAYLREESPAARDSIAQILINSRMCATGHRPICQDTGIVTVFIRVGMDVRWDGATMSVDDMINEGVRRAYNLPENVLRASILADPAGARKNTKDNTPAVIHYSIVPGDKVEVDVAAKGGGSENKSKMAMLNPSDSIVDWVLKTVPTMGAGWCPPGMLGIGIGGTAEKAAVMAKEVLMESIDIHELKARGPQNRLEEIRLELFEKVNQLGIGAQGLGGLTTVLDVKIMDYPTHAASLPVCMIPNCAATRHAHFVLDGNGPAELEAPSLDAYPEIVWEAGPSARRVNLDDITPEEVASWKPGETILLNGKMLTGRDAAHKRMVEMLNRGEELPVDLKGRFIYYVGPVDPVGDEVVGPAGPTTATRMDKFTRQILEQTGLLGMIGKSERGPTAIEAIKDNKAVYLMAVGGAAYLVAQAIRKSKVLAFAELGMEAIYEFEVKDMPVTVAVDSNGESVHITGPALWQSKIAQSLAVEVK from the coding sequence ATGACCGTGATCAAGCAAGACGACCTGATTCAGAGCGTCGCCGACGCCCTGCAATTCATCTCGTACTACCACCCCGTCGATTTCATCCAGGCGATGCACGAAGCCTACCTGCGTGAAGAATCGCCTGCCGCACGCGACTCGATCGCCCAGATCCTGATCAACTCGCGCATGTGCGCCACCGGCCACCGCCCGATCTGCCAGGACACCGGTATCGTCACCGTGTTCATCCGCGTGGGCATGGACGTGCGCTGGGACGGCGCCACCATGAGCGTCGACGACATGATCAACGAAGGTGTGCGTCGCGCCTACAACCTGCCTGAAAACGTCCTGCGCGCTTCGATCCTGGCCGACCCGGCCGGTGCCCGCAAGAACACCAAGGACAACACCCCGGCGGTCATCCACTACTCCATCGTCCCGGGCGACAAGGTCGAAGTCGACGTCGCAGCCAAAGGCGGCGGTTCGGAGAACAAGTCGAAGATGGCCATGCTCAACCCGTCCGACTCGATCGTCGACTGGGTGCTGAAGACCGTGCCGACCATGGGCGCTGGCTGGTGCCCGCCTGGCATGCTCGGCATCGGCATCGGCGGTACCGCCGAGAAGGCTGCGGTGATGGCCAAGGAAGTGTTGATGGAATCCATCGACATCCACGAACTGAAAGCCCGTGGCCCGCAGAACCGCCTCGAAGAGATCCGTCTGGAGCTGTTCGAGAAGGTCAACCAGCTGGGTATCGGTGCCCAGGGCCTGGGTGGCCTGACCACCGTGCTCGACGTCAAGATCATGGACTACCCGACTCACGCCGCCTCGCTGCCGGTGTGCATGATCCCGAACTGCGCCGCCACCCGTCACGCCCACTTCGTGCTCGACGGCAACGGCCCGGCCGAGCTCGAAGCGCCGTCGCTGGACGCCTACCCGGAAATCGTCTGGGAAGCCGGCCCGAGCGCCCGTCGCGTCAACCTCGACGACATCACCCCGGAAGAAGTCGCCAGCTGGAAGCCGGGCGAGACCATCCTGCTCAACGGCAAGATGCTCACCGGCCGCGACGCTGCGCACAAGCGCATGGTCGAGATGCTCAACCGCGGTGAAGAACTGCCGGTCGACCTCAAAGGCCGCTTCATCTACTACGTCGGCCCGGTCGACCCGGTCGGTGACGAAGTGGTAGGCCCAGCCGGCCCGACCACTGCCACCCGCATGGACAAGTTCACCCGCCAGATTCTCGAGCAGACCGGCCTGCTGGGCATGATCGGCAAGTCCGAGCGTGGCCCGACCGCGATCGAAGCGATCAAGGACAACAAGGCCGTGTACCTGATGGCCGTGGGCGGCGCTGCCTACCTGGTGGCCCAGGCCATCCGCAAGTCGAAGGTCCTGGCCTTCGCCGAGCTGGGCATGGAAGCGATCTACGAGTTCGAGGTCAAGGACATGCCGGTGACCGTCGCCGTCGACAGCAACGGTGAGTCGGTGCACATCACTGGCCCTGCCCTGTGGCAGAGCAAGATTGCCCAGAGCCTGGCAGTCGAAGTGAAGTAA
- a CDS encoding carbon-nitrogen hydrolase family protein, with translation MIRLAACQYAIELHETWDAYADHLQALCAEAVEAGAQLLLLPEYAGLVLSGQLPAEQRGDLKASIAGIQPLIEPWLALCEGIARRWGIYMQPGSLPVLDLDGLYRNRAWLFGPKGVLGYQDKLMMTRFEREQWGIAAGDGLQVFDTDLGRLGILICYDNEFPMLARRLAEGGADLILAPSCTDTEAGYHRVRIGAQARALENQIAVLQSPTVGVAPWSPALDENIGRAGLFVPPDHGMPGDGVAALSEALSPVSSQWLMCEVSLEEVRRVRQEGQVFTRRDWPEQFDRVV, from the coding sequence TTGATCCGCCTTGCGGCCTGCCAGTACGCCATCGAACTGCATGAAACCTGGGATGCCTATGCCGACCACCTGCAGGCTTTGTGTGCCGAGGCCGTGGAGGCGGGCGCCCAGCTGCTGTTGCTGCCGGAATACGCCGGGCTGGTGCTCAGCGGCCAGTTGCCGGCCGAGCAGCGTGGCGACCTCAAGGCCTCGATCGCCGGCATCCAGCCGCTGATCGAGCCTTGGTTGGCGTTGTGCGAAGGGATTGCCCGGCGCTGGGGTATCTACATGCAGCCAGGTAGCCTGCCGGTGCTCGACCTCGATGGGCTATACCGCAACCGTGCCTGGCTGTTCGGCCCCAAGGGTGTGCTCGGCTACCAGGACAAGCTGATGATGACTCGCTTCGAGCGGGAGCAGTGGGGCATTGCCGCAGGTGACGGGCTGCAGGTTTTCGACACCGATCTTGGCCGCCTGGGCATCCTGATCTGCTATGACAATGAGTTCCCGATGCTGGCCCGGCGCCTGGCCGAGGGTGGTGCCGACCTGATCCTGGCGCCGAGCTGCACCGACACCGAGGCAGGCTACCATCGGGTGCGCATTGGTGCGCAGGCACGCGCCCTGGAAAACCAGATAGCCGTGCTGCAAAGCCCGACAGTAGGTGTGGCGCCATGGTCGCCGGCCCTGGATGAGAACATCGGCCGGGCTGGGCTGTTCGTTCCGCCAGATCACGGGATGCCGGGGGACGGAGTGGCGGCGTTGAGTGAGGCGTTGAGCCCGGTGAGCAGCCAGTGGCTGATGTGTGAGGTGAGTCTTGAGGAAGTGCGGCGGGTGAGGCAGGAAGGGCAGGTGTTTACCCGCAGGGACTGGCCGGAGCAATTCGACAGAGTTGTGTAG
- a CDS encoding GNAT family N-acetyltransferase, giving the protein MEIRLLHGAAIAPYIDDLARLRLTVFREFPYLYDGTPEYEADYLASYTRSGRSLVVLALDDGQVVGASTGLPLVDVAPEFQQPFLALGRDPASVYYFGESLVLPEYRGRGLGVRFFIERESYAHKLAEFDFCAFCAVERPGMHPRRPADYKPLHGFWRNRGFLHDPSLRTRYAWRDLDEPKSSEKILSFWTKELPI; this is encoded by the coding sequence ATGGAAATACGCCTGTTGCACGGCGCCGCTATCGCGCCCTACATCGATGACCTCGCTCGCCTGCGCCTGACCGTGTTTCGCGAGTTTCCCTACCTCTACGACGGCACCCCGGAGTACGAAGCCGACTACCTGGCCAGCTACACCCGTTCCGGGCGCAGCCTGGTGGTGCTGGCCCTGGACGATGGCCAGGTGGTTGGCGCTTCGACCGGCCTGCCGCTGGTGGATGTGGCCCCGGAGTTCCAGCAGCCGTTCCTGGCCCTGGGGCGCGACCCGGCCAGCGTCTACTACTTCGGTGAATCGCTGGTACTGCCAGAGTACCGTGGTCGTGGCCTGGGCGTGCGCTTCTTCATCGAGCGCGAGTCCTATGCCCACAAACTGGCCGAATTCGACTTCTGTGCGTTCTGTGCCGTGGAGCGCCCGGGTATGCATCCGCGCCGGCCTGCGGACTACAAGCCACTGCACGGCTTCTGGCGTAACCGCGGCTTCCTGCATGATCCCTCCTTGCGCACCCGCTACGCCTGGCGTGATCTGGACGAGCCGAAAAGTTCGGAAAAGATCCTGTCGTTCTGGACCAAGGAGCTGCCGATTTGA
- a CDS encoding nuclear transport factor 2 family protein yields the protein MTATELVNAYYAAFNAGDMPAFLALLSEDVIHDINQGERQMGKAKFAAFMDKMNRCYRERLADIVVMQNPDGSRAAAEFTVHGEYLADDEGLPAANGQTYVLPAGAFFYIHCGKISRVTNYYNLNDWVEQVA from the coding sequence ATGACCGCTACCGAACTGGTAAATGCTTACTACGCCGCCTTCAATGCCGGCGACATGCCAGCCTTCCTGGCCCTGCTCAGCGAAGACGTGATCCACGACATCAACCAGGGCGAGCGGCAGATGGGCAAGGCAAAGTTCGCGGCATTCATGGACAAGATGAACCGTTGCTACCGCGAGCGCCTGGCCGACATCGTGGTGATGCAGAACCCCGACGGTAGCCGCGCGGCGGCGGAGTTCACCGTGCATGGCGAATACCTGGCCGACGACGAAGGGTTGCCGGCGGCCAATGGGCAGACCTATGTGCTGCCGGCGGGGGCATTCTTCTACATTCACTGCGGCAAGATTTCCCGGGTGACCAACTACTACAACCTCAATGACTGGGTCGAGCAGGTTGCCTGA
- a CDS encoding DJ-1/PfpI family protein produces MTAKKILMLVGDYVEDYEAMVPFQALSMVGHTVHAVCPEKVAGQTVRTAIHDFEGEQTYSEKPGHNFALNYDFVRVRAEGYDALLIPGGRAPEYLRLDEKVLELVRAFDQAGKPIAAVCHGAQLLAAAGVLEGRECSAYPACAPEVRLAGGTYIDIAVDQAHVDGNLVTAPAWPAHPAWLAAFLKVLGTRIA; encoded by the coding sequence ATGACGGCGAAGAAGATTCTCATGCTGGTTGGCGACTATGTCGAAGATTACGAGGCCATGGTGCCGTTCCAGGCGCTGAGCATGGTCGGCCACACGGTACATGCGGTGTGCCCGGAGAAGGTCGCGGGGCAGACCGTGCGCACGGCGATTCATGATTTCGAAGGCGAGCAGACCTACAGCGAAAAGCCAGGGCACAACTTTGCCCTGAACTACGATTTCGTGCGGGTGCGGGCCGAAGGCTACGACGCTTTGCTGATCCCAGGTGGCCGTGCGCCCGAGTACCTGCGCCTGGATGAAAAGGTGCTGGAGCTGGTGCGGGCGTTCGACCAGGCCGGCAAGCCGATTGCGGCGGTGTGCCACGGCGCGCAGTTGTTGGCGGCGGCAGGCGTGCTGGAAGGGCGCGAGTGCAGTGCGTATCCGGCCTGTGCACCGGAAGTGCGCCTGGCCGGTGGCACGTACATCGATATCGCGGTGGACCAGGCACATGTCGATGGCAACCTGGTGACGGCACCCGCCTGGCCGGCGCACCCGGCCTGGCTGGCGGCCTTTCTCAAGGTATTAGGTACCCGTATCGCCTGA
- a CDS encoding phospholipase D-like domain-containing protein: MPGPVFPWRGGNEFELLIDGPEFFPRMLQAIERAEFQVDLELYLVEAGACAEAVVEALEQTARRGVRVRCLFDDYGSLAFTAALRQRLLEAGVYLRWYNRLRWKRGFRNLYRDHRKLLLVDERWAVVGGTGVTDEFWTPGETSSAWHEVMVQMQGPVVADWQLLFDRQWQANNRRTAWRPAEGFGLPRLPKVPVQGQGMGRVAYADARQHQDILHSLVRAINSGKQRVWLATPYFLPTWSVRRSLRRAAGKGVDVRLLLTGPRTDHPSVRYAGHRYYPRLLRAGVRIYEYQPCFLHLKMVLIDDWVSVGSCNFDHWNLRFNLEANIEALDPPLTTAVQASFERDFALSEVVDLDHWHARPLWRRVKQRVWGWLDRLVVNLLDRRD, from the coding sequence ATGCCGGGGCCGGTTTTCCCCTGGCGGGGTGGCAATGAATTCGAACTGCTGATCGACGGCCCTGAATTCTTCCCGCGCATGCTCCAGGCGATCGAGCGTGCCGAGTTCCAGGTCGACCTGGAGTTGTACCTGGTCGAGGCAGGTGCCTGTGCCGAGGCGGTGGTCGAGGCGCTGGAGCAAACGGCACGGCGCGGCGTGCGGGTACGGTGCCTGTTCGATGACTATGGCTCGCTGGCCTTCACTGCGGCGTTGCGCCAGCGCCTGCTGGAGGCCGGGGTGTACTTGCGCTGGTACAACCGGCTGCGCTGGAAGCGTGGTTTTCGCAACCTGTACCGCGACCATCGCAAGCTGTTGTTGGTGGATGAGCGCTGGGCCGTGGTGGGGGGGACGGGCGTCACCGACGAGTTCTGGACGCCAGGCGAGACAAGCAGCGCCTGGCACGAGGTGATGGTGCAGATGCAAGGGCCGGTGGTGGCCGACTGGCAGTTGCTGTTCGACCGCCAGTGGCAAGCCAACAACCGCCGCACCGCCTGGCGCCCGGCCGAGGGCTTTGGCCTGCCGCGCTTGCCCAAGGTGCCGGTGCAAGGCCAGGGCATGGGCCGGGTGGCCTATGCCGACGCCCGCCAGCACCAGGACATCCTGCATTCGCTGGTCCGGGCGATCAACAGTGGCAAGCAGCGGGTATGGCTGGCCACGCCGTACTTCCTGCCGACCTGGAGCGTACGCCGGTCGTTGCGCCGGGCCGCCGGCAAAGGCGTCGACGTGCGCTTGCTGTTGACCGGGCCGCGCACCGACCACCCTTCGGTGCGTTATGCCGGGCACCGCTATTACCCGCGCTTGCTGCGTGCGGGGGTGCGCATCTACGAATACCAGCCGTGTTTCCTGCACCTGAAGATGGTGCTGATCGACGATTGGGTCAGTGTCGGTTCGTGCAACTTCGATCACTGGAACCTGCGCTTCAACCTGGAAGCCAACATCGAGGCACTCGACCCACCCTTGACGACCGCCGTGCAGGCCAGCTTCGAGCGGGATTTTGCCTTGAGCGAGGTGGTCGACCTTGATCACTGGCACGCCCGGCCGCTGTGGCGTCGGGTGAAGCAGCGGGTGTGGGGCTGGCTGGACCGGCTGGTGGTCAACTTGCTCGACCGGCGCGACTGA
- a CDS encoding YceI family protein has product MFKLPRLLPALLLALCLPAHANWHLDGESSRLSFVTGKNGDTAEVHRFLVLHGTVSRKGSAELSIEMDSVSSGIPLRDEQMRDNLFEVARFAEASVKAQIDLRPLNDLADGAQIELRLPLTVTLHGQSHSYNALLLATRLDQRRFQVVTLEPLVLRASDFGLLPGLESLRKFARLKSINPSVPVNAVLIFNAR; this is encoded by the coding sequence ATGTTCAAGCTGCCCCGTCTTCTGCCTGCACTGCTGCTGGCTTTGTGCCTGCCCGCCCATGCCAACTGGCACCTCGATGGCGAGTCTTCACGCCTGTCATTCGTCACTGGCAAGAACGGTGATACCGCCGAGGTGCATCGCTTTTTGGTGTTGCACGGCACCGTCAGCCGCAAAGGCTCGGCTGAGCTGAGCATCGAGATGGACTCGGTGAGCAGCGGCATCCCACTGCGCGACGAGCAGATGCGCGACAACCTGTTCGAGGTGGCGCGCTTCGCCGAGGCGAGCGTGAAGGCGCAGATCGACCTGCGGCCGCTCAACGACCTGGCCGATGGTGCGCAGATCGAACTGCGCCTGCCGCTGACCGTCACCCTGCATGGCCAGTCGCACAGCTACAACGCGCTGTTGCTGGCCACCCGCCTGGATCAGCGGCGCTTCCAGGTGGTGACCCTCGAACCCCTGGTACTGCGGGCCTCGGACTTTGGCCTGCTGCCAGGGCTGGAAAGCCTGCGCAAGTTCGCCAGGCTGAAATCCATCAACCCGTCGGTACCGGTCAATGCGGTACTGATCTTCAACGCCCGCTGA
- a CDS encoding amidase, whose translation MKRVLLLLIVALLGWAWLERQALADFPGILSAYSAKEYCSCRFVMGFDQAYCRGYVQQWLPLGRLEEDGPQRRVSAEGLGQRNQAAWQGAQAGCRLLP comes from the coding sequence ATGAAGCGCGTGCTGTTGCTGCTGATCGTCGCCTTGCTCGGCTGGGCCTGGCTGGAGCGCCAGGCGCTGGCGGACTTCCCGGGCATCCTTTCGGCCTATTCGGCCAAGGAGTACTGCTCGTGCCGCTTCGTCATGGGCTTCGACCAGGCCTATTGCCGAGGGTATGTGCAGCAATGGTTGCCCCTGGGCCGGCTGGAGGAAGACGGCCCGCAACGGCGGGTCAGCGCCGAGGGCCTTGGCCAGCGCAACCAGGCGGCCTGGCAGGGCGCGCAGGCCGGCTGCCGCTTGCTGCCATGA
- a CDS encoding serine hydrolase domain-containing protein, producing MIKTLLAIIGLTIMPAWAEVWPEPDWPIDDTAFDWQAVDAYAFPERNAGERSGIRTDALLIIRDGRILHERYSAPTTANTAHLTWSVSKSVLATVLGVAQGEGRFQLHDPAARYYPPMQAHPDVRLADLLHWASGLDWQEDYEYAPLKSSVVAMLYTRGRNDMAAYTATRANAEQPGQRFLYSSGDSNVLAAALRGMLGTASYADYPWQALFSPLGIDSAVWERDGAGTLVGSSYLYLSARDLARIGLLMQRDGRWQGRQLLPASWVAFNRTLFTQATAVPGEASPGGHWWLNLPLPGGPTPWPDAPPDTYAALGHWGQALYIVPSQKLLIVRYADDRDGSYRHNELLKRVLAALAKERA from the coding sequence ATGATAAAGACCCTGTTGGCAATCATCGGCCTGACCATCATGCCCGCCTGGGCCGAAGTCTGGCCCGAACCTGACTGGCCGATCGACGACACCGCCTTCGACTGGCAGGCCGTCGACGCTTATGCCTTCCCGGAGCGCAACGCCGGCGAACGCAGCGGCATTCGCACCGACGCCTTGTTGATCATCCGTGACGGTCGCATCCTTCACGAACGCTACAGCGCTCCCACCACTGCCAATACTGCCCATCTGACCTGGTCGGTCAGCAAGAGCGTGCTGGCCACTGTGCTGGGCGTTGCCCAGGGTGAAGGGCGGTTCCAGCTGCACGACCCAGCCGCGCGCTACTACCCACCGATGCAGGCCCACCCCGATGTGCGCCTGGCCGATCTGCTGCACTGGGCCAGTGGCCTGGACTGGCAGGAAGACTACGAATACGCGCCGTTGAAGTCCTCTGTCGTGGCCATGCTCTACACCCGCGGGCGCAACGACATGGCGGCCTACACCGCAACCCGTGCCAATGCCGAACAGCCAGGCCAGCGTTTTCTCTATTCCAGTGGCGACAGCAATGTGCTGGCCGCCGCGTTGCGCGGCATGCTCGGCACCGCTAGCTATGCCGACTACCCCTGGCAGGCGCTGTTCTCCCCGCTAGGCATCGACAGCGCAGTCTGGGAGCGTGACGGCGCCGGTACCTTGGTCGGCTCCTCCTACCTCTATCTCAGTGCCCGGGACCTGGCGCGCATCGGCTTGCTGATGCAGCGCGATGGCCGCTGGCAAGGTCGGCAGCTGCTGCCAGCGAGCTGGGTGGCCTTCAACCGCACTTTGTTCACTCAGGCCACTGCAGTGCCCGGCGAGGCCAGCCCGGGCGGCCATTGGTGGCTTAACCTGCCATTGCCGGGAGGCCCGACACCATGGCCCGACGCCCCGCCAGACACTTACGCCGCACTCGGCCACTGGGGCCAGGCGCTGTATATCGTGCCGTCGCAGAAACTGCTGATCGTGCGCTATGCCGATGACCGCGACGGCAGTTACCGCCACAACGAACTGCTCAAGCGGGTGCTGGCGGCGCTGGCCAAGGAGCGCGCATGA
- a CDS encoding acyl-CoA dehydrogenase family protein, with protein sequence MAWLQRLNDPLRQPLAGTLGETYAALLERLGAVAPFELAVLGARAMATPGLAFLIGYQAALRVLWPSAPASLGALCATERRSVRPADMHTRLVGLRLNGNKDFVTAGLDAEWLLVAARSEALGEAPRLNLAVVYPGEPGVTLEALPTLPLMPEVGHARLHLQDAACELLAGDGWDAYVKPFRSLEDLYVLTALTAWLYGVGQECGWPQELRLRLLGLLAGCAEGSRQCADSIGCHLLLGGLFSQFQELRGAIDKALLAGPEQWAQLWQRDQGVLALATAAREKRLAKAWLAAGLS encoded by the coding sequence ATGGCCTGGTTGCAACGACTCAACGACCCTCTACGCCAGCCCCTGGCTGGCACCTTGGGCGAGACCTATGCCGCGCTGCTCGAGCGCCTTGGCGCGGTTGCCCCGTTCGAACTGGCGGTGCTGGGCGCACGTGCCATGGCCACGCCGGGCCTGGCGTTCCTCATCGGTTACCAGGCCGCATTGCGCGTGCTCTGGCCCAGTGCCCCCGCCAGCCTTGGCGCGCTGTGCGCCACCGAGCGGCGCAGCGTGCGCCCGGCGGACATGCATACCCGGCTGGTCGGTTTGCGCCTGAACGGCAACAAGGATTTCGTCACCGCCGGCCTCGACGCGGAATGGTTGTTGGTGGCCGCGCGCAGCGAAGCGCTAGGCGAAGCGCCACGGCTGAACCTGGCGGTGGTTTATCCGGGGGAGCCGGGGGTGACACTGGAGGCGTTGCCGACCCTGCCGCTGATGCCTGAAGTGGGGCATGCTCGCTTGCACTTGCAGGACGCGGCCTGCGAGCTGCTGGCTGGCGATGGCTGGGACGCCTATGTCAAACCGTTCCGTTCGCTGGAAGACCTGTACGTACTCACGGCGCTGACGGCCTGGTTGTACGGCGTAGGGCAAGAATGTGGCTGGCCGCAGGAGTTGCGCCTGCGTTTGCTGGGGCTGTTGGCGGGATGTGCCGAGGGCAGCCGGCAGTGCGCTGACAGCATCGGCTGCCACCTGTTGCTGGGGGGCTTGTTTTCGCAGTTTCAAGAGCTGCGCGGGGCGATCGACAAGGCGCTGCTGGCGGGGCCGGAGCAGTGGGCGCAGCTGTGGCAGCGGGATCAGGGGGTGCTGGCATTGGCTACGGCAGCGCGAGAAAAGCGCCTGGCCAAGGCCTGGCTGGCCGCAGGGCTGTCATGA